A genome region from Streptomyces xanthophaeus includes the following:
- a CDS encoding bifunctional serine/threonine-protein kinase/ABC transporter substrate-binding protein, with protein MRPLTPADPAEIGGNRLLGRLGSGGMGTVYLARSAAGTLVAVKVIRADHAANPDFRARFRREVEAAGQLTGRWVVPVVAADPQAREPWLATPYVPGPSLAEAVGGYGPLPVRAVRTLGARLAEALAQVHAAGLVHRDVKPGNILLAPDGPRLIDFGIARAEGAVTLTAVDAVLGTPGYLAPEQARTDGAVAGAPSDVFSLGCVLAYAATGHGPFGGGHAAAVVYRTVHDEPELSGLPTELLDTVLSCLAKDPEARPTPDQLGAVLGDDLAGPDGEDWLPPPLPRLIAERSTRALDLPVPEPTRIDAPEAAARGLTRRRLLGAGAGLAVIGAPVAWFTTRGRARGTTPPPERELATHTLALQADLTGPGKEIGQAHERGMKLAVERHNSRSDAAFRLALRVADDGGDATRAAQVVKELAADPAVVALTGPTWDAVVPQMAAACDAADLALLLVSADSPETATSRQGWRTVVATRPAGDQLALPVIDCFSRIRPVRRTGLVEDVEGGEPAFPVVRHLQQSPPSQGTVTVHRIPAGSSDFAGAVRALTEAGAEAVVYAGTSAQRAATMARALTEGGFQGRRMGIQHAMEPAFLTDAGPAAEGWLFASLFTDPLAVPAAAEFVAAHRAAYGTPPARWATEAYDAVGLLAATLAGLEKEGRDRAGVTRRIFRTAHEGLAKPLSFDTNSHVLTRTRTAHLYQVESGAYRYLGIYPDVSPASVR; from the coding sequence ATGCGCCCCCTCACCCCCGCCGATCCCGCCGAGATCGGCGGCAACCGGCTGCTGGGACGCCTCGGTTCGGGCGGCATGGGCACCGTGTACCTCGCCCGCTCCGCCGCCGGCACCCTGGTCGCGGTCAAGGTCATCCGCGCCGACCACGCCGCGAACCCGGACTTCCGCGCCCGGTTCCGGCGCGAGGTGGAGGCCGCCGGGCAGCTGACCGGGCGCTGGGTGGTCCCGGTCGTCGCCGCCGACCCGCAGGCGCGCGAGCCCTGGCTGGCCACCCCCTACGTCCCCGGGCCCTCCCTGGCCGAGGCCGTAGGAGGGTACGGTCCGCTGCCCGTCCGGGCGGTACGGACGCTGGGCGCGCGGCTCGCCGAGGCGCTGGCGCAGGTGCACGCCGCCGGACTGGTCCACCGCGACGTCAAACCGGGCAACATCCTGCTCGCCCCGGACGGGCCCCGGCTGATCGACTTCGGGATCGCGCGGGCCGAGGGCGCGGTCACGCTGACCGCCGTGGACGCCGTCCTCGGCACCCCGGGCTACCTGGCACCGGAACAGGCCCGCACGGACGGCGCCGTGGCGGGCGCCCCGAGCGATGTGTTCTCCCTCGGCTGCGTCCTGGCGTACGCGGCGACCGGGCACGGTCCCTTCGGCGGCGGGCACGCGGCCGCGGTGGTCTACCGCACGGTGCACGACGAGCCCGAACTCTCCGGACTGCCAACCGAGTTGCTCGACACCGTGCTGTCCTGTCTGGCGAAGGACCCGGAGGCCCGGCCGACCCCGGACCAGCTGGGCGCCGTACTCGGGGACGACCTCGCCGGCCCGGACGGCGAGGACTGGCTGCCGCCCCCGCTGCCCCGCCTCATCGCCGAGCGTTCCACCAGGGCCCTGGACCTGCCCGTCCCGGAACCGACCCGGATCGACGCGCCGGAGGCGGCCGCCCGTGGCCTCACGCGCAGACGGCTGCTCGGCGCCGGCGCGGGCCTGGCCGTCATCGGCGCGCCGGTCGCCTGGTTCACCACCCGCGGCCGGGCCCGCGGCACGACACCCCCGCCCGAGCGCGAACTCGCCACCCACACCCTCGCCCTCCAGGCCGACCTGACCGGGCCCGGCAAGGAGATCGGCCAGGCCCACGAGCGCGGCATGAAGCTCGCCGTGGAACGGCACAACAGCCGGTCGGACGCCGCGTTCCGGCTGGCCCTGCGCGTCGCCGACGACGGCGGGGACGCCACGCGCGCCGCCCAGGTGGTCAAGGAGCTGGCCGCAGACCCCGCGGTGGTCGCACTCACCGGCCCCACCTGGGACGCGGTCGTGCCCCAGATGGCCGCTGCCTGCGACGCGGCCGATCTCGCCCTGCTGCTCGTGTCCGCCGACAGCCCCGAGACCGCGACCTCCCGGCAGGGATGGCGCACGGTGGTCGCCACCCGCCCGGCCGGCGACCAGCTCGCCCTCCCCGTGATCGACTGCTTCAGCCGGATACGGCCCGTCCGCCGCACGGGCCTGGTGGAGGACGTCGAAGGCGGCGAGCCCGCCTTCCCGGTCGTCCGGCACCTGCAGCAGTCACCGCCGTCGCAGGGCACGGTCACCGTCCATCGGATCCCCGCGGGGAGCTCCGACTTCGCCGGCGCCGTACGCGCGCTGACCGAGGCCGGGGCCGAGGCCGTCGTCTACGCCGGCACCTCGGCGCAGCGCGCGGCCACGATGGCCCGCGCCCTCACCGAAGGCGGATTCCAGGGCCGGCGGATGGGCATCCAGCACGCCATGGAACCGGCCTTCCTCACGGATGCCGGTCCGGCCGCCGAGGGCTGGCTGTTCGCCTCCCTCTTCACCGACCCGCTCGCCGTCCCCGCCGCCGCCGAGTTCGTCGCCGCCCACCGCGCCGCCTACGGGACCCCGCCCGCCCGCTGGGCCACCGAGGCCTACGACGCCGTGGGGCTGCTCGCCGCGACCCTGGCCGGCCTGGAGAAGGAGGGGCGGGACCGGGCGGGCGTGACCCGGCGGATCTTCCGGACGGCCCACGAGGGCCTGGCCAAGCCGCTGTCCTTCGACACCAACTCCCACGTGCTGACCAGAACCCGCACCGCCCACCTCTACCAGGTCGAATCCGGCGCGTACCGGTACCTGGGCATCTACCCGGACGTGAGCCCCGCGTCCGTGCGGTGA
- a CDS encoding histidine kinase: MPVVILVPEWLAWVTRFVLTPLAAAVLPWCAGRFLRQYGELLGAGLEREQRLLAEQTRLRERTRIAQGMHDLLGHELSLVALSAGALQLAPASRRPTAPPRGTSGPGREPPWTGWAR, encoded by the coding sequence GTGCCCGTCGTGATCCTCGTACCCGAGTGGCTCGCGTGGGTGACCCGGTTCGTCCTGACGCCGCTCGCCGCGGCGGTGCTTCCGTGGTGCGCGGGCCGGTTCCTGCGCCAGTACGGCGAACTGCTGGGCGCCGGGCTGGAGCGGGAACAGCGCCTGCTCGCCGAACAGACCCGATTGCGCGAACGGACCAGGATCGCGCAGGGGATGCACGACCTCCTCGGTCACGAACTCAGCCTCGTCGCCCTGTCGGCGGGAGCGCTGCAACTGGCCCCGGCCTCCCGGAGGCCCACCGCACCGCCGCGCGGGACGTCCGGTCCAGGGCGGGAGCCGCCCTGGACCGGCTGGGCGAGGTGA
- a CDS encoding GNAT family N-acetyltransferase, translating to MPELITPTPHLHTSWLAAQSEGGPDAHIDGGGLGSDDEVDTPEGFAAWVERLRRYSDRTLPVDHGRVHATYWWIAEGDTYLGAIDLRHYLNGFLLDAGGHIGYSVRPSARRRGLATWALGAVLYEARIVGMDRVLLTCDPDNEASIRTIEGNGGVLEDVRDTLIGPKRRYWIDL from the coding sequence ATGCCTGAGCTCATAACCCCGACCCCCCACCTGCACACTTCCTGGCTCGCCGCGCAGAGTGAAGGGGGACCGGACGCCCACATCGACGGTGGCGGGCTCGGCTCCGACGACGAAGTGGACACCCCGGAGGGCTTCGCCGCCTGGGTGGAGCGACTGCGCCGGTACTCGGACCGCACCCTGCCGGTCGACCACGGCCGGGTCCACGCGACGTACTGGTGGATCGCCGAGGGCGACACGTACCTGGGCGCGATCGACCTGCGGCACTACCTGAACGGCTTCCTCCTCGACGCGGGCGGCCACATCGGCTACAGCGTCCGGCCCTCGGCACGTCGCCGGGGCCTGGCCACCTGGGCCCTGGGGGCCGTTCTGTACGAGGCGCGCATCGTGGGGATGGACCGGGTCCTGCTGACCTGCGACCCGGACAACGAAGCGTCCATCCGCACGATCGAGGGCAACGGCGGGGTACTCGAGGACGTCCGCGACACCCTGATCGGCCCCAAGCGGCGGTACTGGATCGATCTCTAG
- a CDS encoding DUF4440 domain-containing protein codes for MSSKAEIDVVTAEFFGAFDNRGGKAADLDRIRRLVLPGGVITMTGPQFTVWTVDEFIEPRRLLLGAGGRLAEFSEWETSERTEIAGDIASRFGEYRKSGLLDGKPFEGAGTKTIQFVRTANGWRIAAFAWYDRP; via the coding sequence ATGTCGTCCAAGGCCGAAATAGACGTGGTGACCGCCGAGTTCTTCGGCGCCTTCGACAACCGTGGCGGCAAGGCGGCCGATCTGGACCGGATCCGGCGGCTGGTCCTGCCGGGCGGAGTGATCACCATGACCGGCCCGCAGTTCACGGTCTGGACCGTGGACGAGTTCATCGAGCCGCGCCGCCTGTTGCTGGGCGCCGGCGGGCGCCTGGCCGAGTTCTCCGAGTGGGAGACCTCCGAACGGACCGAGATCGCGGGCGACATCGCCTCGCGGTTCGGCGAGTACCGCAAATCCGGACTCCTGGACGGCAAGCCGTTCGAGGGGGCCGGGACCAAGACCATCCAGTTCGTCCGCACCGCGAACGGCTGGCGGATCGCGGCCTTCGCCTGGTACGACCGGCCCTGA
- a CDS encoding LuxR C-terminal-related transcriptional regulator produces the protein MIGLLREPSDPEPGPESGPGNGLAGIGVLVDRAAEAGLDVRLQMEGEAVAAALPRAVDRAAYRVVQEAPTNVAEHAPAPRATVVAHLAADGAGARVDALTARERDVLGLLGGGLSNGQIARCLHLADGTVKAHVSSILARLGVGNRAAAAVVAHEAGAVLAPPGGGAAPEER, from the coding sequence GTGATCGGCCTGCTGCGCGAACCCTCGGACCCGGAGCCCGGGCCCGAGAGCGGACCGGGGAACGGGCTCGCCGGGATCGGGGTCCTGGTGGACCGGGCCGCCGAGGCGGGACTCGACGTCCGGCTGCAGATGGAGGGGGAAGCGGTGGCCGCCGCGCTGCCGCGGGCCGTCGACCGGGCCGCGTACCGCGTCGTCCAGGAGGCGCCGACGAATGTCGCCGAGCACGCGCCCGCCCCCCGGGCCACCGTCGTCGCCCATCTCGCGGCCGACGGCGCGGGCGCCCGCGTCGACGCCCTGACCGCCCGCGAACGGGACGTGCTGGGCCTCCTCGGCGGCGGACTGTCCAACGGGCAGATCGCGCGCTGCCTGCACCTGGCCGACGGGACGGTGAAGGCCCACGTCAGCTCGATCCTCGCCCGCCTCGGCGTCGGCAACCGGGCCGCGGCGGCGGTGGTCGCCCACGAAGCCGGAGCGGTCCTGGCGCCGCCCGGAGGCGGTGCAGCGCCCGAGGAGCGCTGA
- a CDS encoding nucleotidyl transferase AbiEii/AbiGii toxin family protein gives MTVNDRTAAAGHGRAALDHLLRLIAESAWGDDLVLRGSMVMPAWVGGRARPPGDLDFVVPPPSPVPVDPRYPHPYVPAYDTVQQWPEAADGAARYEIWADGEEEFETRGLRAHVPPEGLVWQPEPEPADFPPYEDLLERVRGCPRAAAGVLLDADGARRDGTWAYAYTDGEDGPGGIRILIPWRADSGPEGVAQLDFSRDERLPEPPVWTAVPRGDGGVTVVRTASRRLSLAWKLRWLVADAAAEGGPQCKDLYDAVLLAEACRERPLPEPPCLAGVRVDEGAWQRFCAAHPGVRGSAADRLARLRAALTGPASR, from the coding sequence ATGACGGTGAACGACCGGACGGCGGCGGCAGGGCACGGCCGTGCCGCCCTCGACCATCTCCTGCGGCTGATCGCGGAATCCGCGTGGGGCGACGACCTGGTCCTGCGCGGCAGCATGGTCATGCCCGCTTGGGTGGGCGGCCGGGCCCGGCCGCCGGGTGACCTCGACTTCGTCGTGCCGCCGCCGTCGCCGGTGCCCGTCGACCCGCGGTACCCCCACCCGTACGTCCCGGCGTACGACACCGTGCAGCAGTGGCCGGAGGCCGCCGACGGTGCGGCCCGCTACGAGATCTGGGCGGACGGGGAGGAGGAGTTCGAGACACGGGGACTGCGCGCTCACGTCCCCCCGGAGGGCCTGGTCTGGCAACCGGAGCCGGAGCCGGCGGACTTCCCGCCGTACGAAGATCTGCTGGAACGGGTCCGCGGTTGCCCGAGGGCGGCCGCGGGCGTCCTGCTGGACGCGGACGGGGCGCGCCGGGACGGTACGTGGGCCTACGCGTACACGGACGGCGAGGACGGGCCCGGCGGGATCAGGATCCTGATCCCGTGGCGGGCGGACTCCGGCCCGGAGGGGGTGGCGCAGCTGGACTTCTCCCGCGACGAGCGGCTGCCCGAGCCGCCCGTCTGGACGGCCGTGCCGCGAGGCGACGGCGGGGTCACGGTGGTCCGGACGGCGAGCCGCCGGCTGTCGCTGGCCTGGAAGCTGCGGTGGCTCGTGGCGGACGCCGCGGCCGAGGGCGGACCACAGTGCAAGGACCTGTACGACGCCGTACTGCTGGCGGAGGCCTGCCGGGAGCGGCCCCTCCCGGAGCCGCCGTGCCTGGCCGGCGTACGGGTGGACGAGGGAGCCTGGCAGCGCTTCTGCGCCGCCCACCCCGGGGTGCGGGGCTCGGCCGCCGACCGGCTCGCCCGACTCCGCGCCGCTCTGACCGGCCCGGCCTCCCGGTGA
- a CDS encoding DUF2625 domain-containing protein: protein MRTLNELIDVDGPAWPELSAELGAGSVPVEVLPADPALARASLLQLQVTARSYLGAVTLHCGGLLLDDGWLRVLGSPAADRSRGLPGLAQANAFPSLFDPDWCPDAGLVVAYDVLGGVFALNGARPADSGRPGGPGEIVYFAPDALRWEALGAGYAAWLSWLLSGALDQFYADLRWPGWRAEAAVLNGGRGLSLYPPLWSAEGRRDLAATSRRAVPMAELLGFARETGQQFDGVDPGFMGTV from the coding sequence ATGCGCACGCTGAACGAGCTGATCGACGTCGACGGTCCCGCCTGGCCCGAGCTGAGCGCGGAACTCGGCGCGGGATCCGTTCCGGTGGAGGTCCTGCCGGCCGATCCCGCCCTCGCCCGCGCGTCGCTCCTCCAGCTGCAGGTCACGGCACGGTCGTACCTGGGCGCGGTGACACTGCACTGCGGTGGCCTGCTCCTGGACGACGGCTGGCTGCGCGTCCTCGGCAGCCCCGCCGCCGACCGCTCCCGGGGACTGCCCGGACTCGCACAGGCCAACGCCTTCCCGTCGCTGTTCGACCCCGACTGGTGCCCGGATGCCGGGCTGGTCGTGGCGTACGACGTGCTGGGCGGGGTCTTCGCCCTGAACGGCGCGCGTCCCGCCGACAGCGGCCGCCCCGGAGGACCGGGCGAGATCGTCTACTTCGCGCCCGACGCGCTGCGCTGGGAGGCCCTAGGGGCCGGATATGCGGCCTGGCTGTCCTGGCTGCTGTCCGGAGCCCTCGACCAGTTCTACGCCGACCTGCGCTGGCCCGGATGGCGGGCGGAAGCCGCGGTGCTGAACGGCGGCCGGGGACTGTCGCTCTACCCTCCCCTGTGGTCCGCCGAGGGCCGCCGCGACCTGGCGGCGACCAGCCGTCGCGCCGTCCCCATGGCGGAGCTGCTGGGCTTCGCGCGGGAAACCGGGCAGCAGTTCGACGGGGTCGACCCGGGATTCATGGGCACGGTCTGA
- a CDS encoding L-threonylcarbamoyladenylate synthase, which yields MAKYFDVHPENPQRRTIDSVVDMIRGGKLVAYPTDSCFALGCQLGNRDGISRIRSIRNLDDRHHFTLVCQNFAQLGRFVQIDNDVFRAIKAATPGSYTFILPATSEVPRQLLHPKKKTVGVRIPDHVVTQALLAELGEPLLSSTLLLPDEPEPMTQGWEIKERLDHEVDAVLDSGDCGTEPTTVIDFSGGEVEIVRRGAGDTTRFE from the coding sequence ATGGCGAAATACTTCGACGTACACCCCGAGAATCCCCAGCGGCGCACCATCGACAGCGTGGTCGACATGATCCGCGGCGGGAAGCTCGTCGCATACCCGACCGACTCCTGCTTCGCGCTGGGCTGCCAGCTGGGCAACCGCGACGGCATCAGCCGGATCCGGTCGATCCGCAATCTGGACGACCGTCACCACTTCACCCTCGTGTGCCAGAACTTCGCGCAGCTGGGCCGGTTCGTACAGATCGACAACGACGTGTTCCGCGCCATCAAGGCGGCGACCCCCGGCAGTTACACGTTCATCCTCCCCGCGACCTCGGAGGTGCCGCGCCAGCTGCTGCACCCGAAGAAGAAGACGGTCGGAGTCCGGATCCCCGACCACGTCGTCACGCAGGCCCTGCTCGCCGAGCTCGGCGAGCCGCTGCTCTCCAGCACCCTGCTGCTGCCCGACGAGCCCGAGCCGATGACTCAGGGCTGGGAGATCAAGGAGCGGCTCGACCACGAGGTGGACGCCGTGCTGGACTCGGGCGACTGCGGTACCGAACCGACCACCGTGATCGACTTCTCCGGTGGCGAGGTCGAGATCGTGCGCCGGGGCGCGGGTGACACCACCCGGTTCGAGTAG
- a CDS encoding SpoIIE family protein phosphatase, translated as MGAIDESGTGGIRPGMSGVSPPSGLLDVLNVAAVVLDSEGRVALWSPQAEQLFGWTAAEALGRPAAKLLAAKEHVGLVTELFARVMGGAGDWAGAFPVRRRDGATRLVEFRNMRLLDEHGEMYALGIATDRTRLRQLERDLALSARLVAQSPIGLAVLDTELRYVLVNPTLERINGLPAEDHIGRGVREALAFLDDAEAAESAMRQVLATGTPLLEQFTAGRTHGGDRTEHAWSVSYYRLEDATGRVLGLATSVVDVTQSHRAAIEIARSRRRLALIADATVRIGTTLDLDQTARELADVVVPELADIAAVDILDSVLEGRPTLRSSAHEPAVFRALALAAAYPSDAVRAADPPGDIARYAADRLVTQSVTTGHPVLVAHVQAQDISRIARDSTAADLLSRAGLRSYLAVPLIARGEVLGALDLKRTRNPLPFNDDDIVLAGELAARAAVCIDNARWYRNAHHTALALQHHLLPHHPPPTPGLEVAYRYRPAAASSEIGGDWFDAIAGPDDTTVLVVGDVMGSGINAAASMGQLRTATRTLAELALDPPQVLHQLDHTTAALEETIATCVYVVYDPHAAQCRVALAGHLPPVLIRSGRRPRLLDLPTGAPLGVGGIPFESTTIAMDPGDQLVLYTDGLVETRDQPIDERLDLLLTLLADTGRPLEETCDRLLDSLRRTDDHDDVALVIARARSLPTGSA; from the coding sequence ATGGGAGCGATCGACGAGTCGGGGACCGGTGGGATCAGACCCGGCATGTCCGGGGTCTCGCCGCCGAGCGGTTTGCTCGACGTCCTGAACGTCGCGGCGGTCGTCCTCGACTCCGAAGGACGGGTCGCGCTGTGGAGCCCGCAGGCCGAGCAGCTGTTCGGCTGGACGGCGGCGGAGGCACTCGGCCGCCCTGCTGCCAAGCTGCTGGCCGCCAAGGAGCACGTAGGCCTGGTCACGGAGCTGTTCGCGCGCGTCATGGGCGGCGCGGGGGACTGGGCGGGAGCCTTCCCGGTGCGGCGCCGGGACGGCGCCACGCGCCTGGTGGAGTTCCGCAACATGCGGCTGCTCGACGAGCACGGCGAGATGTACGCCCTGGGCATCGCGACCGACCGCACCCGGCTGCGCCAGCTGGAGCGGGACCTCGCCCTGTCCGCGCGCCTGGTGGCCCAGTCCCCGATCGGCCTCGCGGTCCTGGACACCGAGCTGCGGTACGTGCTCGTCAACCCGACGCTGGAGCGGATCAACGGGCTCCCCGCCGAAGACCACATCGGCCGTGGCGTCCGCGAGGCCCTGGCCTTCCTCGACGACGCGGAGGCCGCCGAGTCGGCGATGCGCCAGGTCCTGGCCACCGGAACGCCGCTGCTCGAACAGTTCACGGCCGGCCGCACCCACGGCGGGGACCGCACCGAACACGCCTGGTCGGTGTCCTACTACCGGCTGGAGGACGCCACCGGCCGGGTACTGGGCCTCGCCACCTCCGTGGTGGACGTCACCCAGAGTCACCGGGCGGCCATCGAGATCGCCCGCAGCCGCCGCCGCCTGGCGCTCATCGCGGACGCCACCGTCCGCATCGGCACCACCCTCGACCTCGACCAGACCGCCCGCGAGCTCGCCGACGTCGTCGTGCCCGAGCTCGCGGACATCGCCGCCGTCGACATCCTCGACTCCGTCCTCGAAGGCCGGCCGACCCTGCGGTCCTCCGCCCACGAGCCCGCCGTGTTCCGGGCCCTCGCGCTGGCCGCCGCCTATCCCAGCGACGCCGTCCGCGCCGCCGACCCGCCCGGCGACATCGCCCGCTACGCCGCGGACCGGCTCGTCACCCAGTCCGTGACGACCGGCCACCCGGTCCTCGTCGCCCACGTACAGGCCCAGGACATCTCGCGCATCGCCCGCGACAGCACCGCCGCCGACCTCCTGAGCCGCGCCGGGCTCCGCTCCTACCTGGCCGTTCCGCTCATCGCCCGCGGCGAGGTCCTCGGCGCCCTCGACCTCAAACGCACCCGCAACCCGCTGCCGTTCAACGACGACGACATCGTGCTGGCCGGCGAACTCGCCGCCCGCGCCGCCGTGTGCATCGACAACGCCCGCTGGTACCGCAACGCGCACCACACCGCCCTCGCCCTCCAGCACCACCTCCTGCCGCACCACCCGCCGCCCACGCCCGGCCTGGAAGTCGCCTACCGCTATCGGCCCGCCGCTGCCAGCAGCGAGATCGGGGGCGACTGGTTCGACGCCATCGCCGGACCGGACGACACCACGGTCCTCGTGGTCGGAGACGTCATGGGCAGCGGCATCAACGCCGCCGCCAGCATGGGACAGCTGCGTACGGCGACCCGCACCCTCGCCGAACTCGCCCTCGACCCGCCCCAGGTGCTCCACCAGCTGGACCACACCACGGCCGCACTGGAGGAGACCATCGCCACGTGCGTCTACGTCGTCTACGACCCACACGCCGCCCAGTGCCGGGTCGCCCTCGCCGGACACCTGCCGCCCGTCCTCATCCGCTCCGGCCGCCGGCCCCGGCTCCTCGACCTGCCCACAGGCGCCCCGCTCGGCGTCGGCGGCATCCCGTTCGAGTCCACCACCATCGCCATGGACCCCGGCGACCAGCTCGTCCTCTACACCGACGGCCTGGTCGAAACCCGCGACCAGCCCATCGACGAACGCCTGGACCTCCTGCTGACCCTGCTCGCCGACACCGGACGTCCGCTGGAGGAGACCTGCGACCGCCTCCTGGACTCCCTGCGCCGCACGGACGACCACGACGACGTCGCCCTGGTCATCGCCCGCGCACGATCCCTCCCGACGGGCTCCGCCTGA
- a CDS encoding class I SAM-dependent methyltransferase has product MSDRPEGPGPGGAGDGTAWSGREGARAFAAVEAATDWLLGYPFVFRALARRIGAGEVLVDYGCGPGKVADEAARRLGARVLGVDTSPEMLALARGSATAVAEYHLVEDGRVTGLPDGCADAVMCNHVLASLPTEEAVLGVFTEIRRLLRTGGPFVLLATDPACSGTEYASLRIGEPGEVYGPGDELTVRLRRTDGSWQEVRNHAWPVGALPALLERAGFRDVVQHRPTVDEARTVADADFAAGRTWSAERAGPPLVLTTALAA; this is encoded by the coding sequence GTGAGCGACAGGCCGGAGGGACCCGGGCCCGGCGGCGCCGGAGACGGCACCGCATGGTCCGGACGTGAAGGGGCGCGCGCCTTCGCGGCGGTGGAGGCGGCCACGGACTGGCTGCTCGGCTACCCGTTCGTCTTCCGCGCCCTGGCTCGCCGCATCGGCGCCGGCGAGGTCCTGGTGGACTACGGATGCGGGCCGGGCAAGGTGGCCGACGAGGCGGCCCGGAGGCTGGGCGCACGGGTGCTGGGGGTGGACACCTCCCCCGAGATGCTGGCGCTGGCCCGCGGTTCGGCGACCGCGGTGGCCGAGTACCACCTGGTCGAGGACGGACGCGTGACCGGCCTGCCGGACGGCTGCGCGGACGCGGTGATGTGCAACCACGTACTGGCCTCGCTGCCGACCGAGGAGGCCGTGCTCGGCGTGTTCACCGAGATCCGCCGGCTCCTGCGGACGGGCGGCCCGTTCGTGCTGCTGGCCACCGATCCTGCGTGCAGCGGCACCGAGTACGCCTCGCTGCGGATCGGCGAACCGGGCGAGGTGTACGGGCCGGGCGACGAGCTGACCGTACGGCTCCGGCGCACGGACGGATCCTGGCAGGAGGTGCGCAACCACGCGTGGCCCGTCGGCGCCCTCCCGGCCCTGCTGGAGCGTGCGGGATTCCGGGACGTCGTCCAGCACCGGCCCACCGTCGACGAGGCACGGACCGTGGCCGACGCGGACTTCGCGGCCGGCCGCACCTGGTCCGCGGAGCGGGCGGGACCGCCCCTGGTCCTCACGACAGCGCTCGCGGCCTGA